A stretch of DNA from Triticum dicoccoides isolate Atlit2015 ecotype Zavitan chromosome 2A, WEW_v2.0, whole genome shotgun sequence:
TATGCCAAATCATAAATCTTGGTATTGAATATCCTCCTGCATACAAAATCAAATGAAGTTAGACAAGAAAACTACTGTTATTTCATGGAAATAATAAGAGGCGAATTACACAGCAAGCAGTTTAATCCTGAGAGTGAACACAATATTGCAGTCTCATATGCTCACCAGATTGGTAAAACTTTACAAATCGCATTAGATAAGTACCATGGTAATTTACCTGACAGAGAAATAGGTCAAGTAAATGCAGGATCTAACTGAACCATCAGCTCTCACCGGCTTATTAACCGCAAACTTTACAAAATCCAATTTTTTTTTTAAATATGATGCCCACGAACAATAATGGATCAAATGGTTGTATCTGATTCCGAACAAACTGAGGCCCCTGCCCaaacaacaaaaaaagagtttcctgATTCATTAATTTGATGCACCAAGTATAATCCAAATAGGAACATGTAGCACTAAAATTGATGAATAATTGAAGatttaaaacacaaagaaaatatgAATACCCAGAAGTGAACTGATACTTATCTATTTGGGAGAATTTTACTATATTGATACTGAAACTTCAAGCAGTTTAATCCTGAGAGTGAACACAATATTGCAGTCTCATATGCTCACCAGATTGGTAAAACTTTACAAATCGCATTAGATAAGTACCATGGTAATTTACCTGACAGAGAAATAGGTCAAGTAAATGCAGGATCTAACTGAACCATCAGCTCTCACCGGCTTATTAACCGCAAACTTTACAAAAtccaaaaaatatttttttttaaatATGATGCCCACGAACAATAATGGATCAAATGGTTGTATCTGATTCCGAACAAACTGAGGCCCCTGCCCaaacaacaaaaaaagagtttcctgATTCATTAATTTGATGCACCAAGTATAATCCAAATAGGAATATGTAGCACTAAAATTGATGAATAATTGAAGatttaaaacacaaagaaaatatgAATACCCAAAAGTGAACTGATACTTATCTATTTGGGAGAATTTTACTATATTGATACTGAAACTTTGAGTTTCAGCCATCTGAGTGTTAGTCTAGACAAAGAGCATGTAATTGATACAAAGGCATTCTTTTAATGCAAGGTGGAAAACTGGGACTAAAAATGATCCCTTAAATATCGATCTAGCCAGACCTAACAAGGAACCGAGTGCTTACTCAGAGGACCAAACTTTCGATATATTGACAATATATAGACATAAAACTAACTATAAAAAATTAACCAGTGATACACGCAAGATAAAATTGgcggccaattgcatttttatttcAACAAGCACTTGGTATGTACATGGACCAGATGACTGAAAAAGGGTTTGCTGAAGCTCGTGAAAATGCACACTTGACGGGCCATTGGAAATATGAAAACTACCAAGTAGAATCGCATTTGAAAATAATTTTCACATGCACAGATTACTGGGAAAGAATGTCACTTCGCAGGGATGAAGACACGATAATCTGCATGTTTCGAAATTAAACAAAACAGCACCAGTGTTTATACCTAGAAATAAGATGAGAAAGTAATATCTTAATGATCAAAAACAACTGATAGATATACATGTTCTCTCCTAGCAGGTATATACATGTAATGGTCAAATCTGCCATTGTTCAGATATAACAGATCTGCAGCTATATATACATGTTCTCTGAAAGCATCTATACATGTAATGGTCAAGTAAATAAGATACGGAGGGTAAATATTAAGCGTAACCTTTTAGACATCTTTGAGTTGCTCACCATTAGCAAGGAAAGTGGAAGGTCCTTTTTGCTTGGAGTTTGGCGAGTAGCAGCGGAGGAGCTTCTTCTGTTGCATTTCGCCCGTCCTATAAGATAATCTACCTGCAAAGGACATAACCCTTGTAGATAATCCCCATGTACAGTCCCATAGAAGGAAGAAATTCAGCAGAATATAAGTGAAAGCAGTTTGATGCAGACAGGAACTTCATGTTGCTTTTTCTTCCGTCTGCAACAAAAATATATTAACAGAATCAAAACAAATTTAATGCACACACGTGAAGACGCATGTCTATATTTTCTACTCTTGTTCTTTACAATCAGATAGCCATAAGTCCAGGGCAATGGAAAATGTAGACCTGAAGATATTTTCTACTCGGCAGAATATATTTTCTACTCTTGTTCTTTAGAATCAGACTGAACTCTGTATGCTACTTACTCATAAGTCCAGGGCAATGGAAAATGTAGACCTGATGTGTTGCAGAAATGCACATCGTCGTGCAGTTTTGTTTCCGCCATGTCCTATCTCTgaagaagaaaagcttgagttctcACAGTGCAGTAAGCAAATCAGGAGGGTTCGGGATGAAGAAAACTCACCCCTTTGCGGTCGGTCGGATGGGGCGGAGCTCGCGTTTGGTGAAGACGTGATCcccagcggcggcggcgaggaggaggcggagatGGCCGGTTCCGGAGGGCCGGACGGGATCTGCAGCTCGCTCCACCCAGGGAGGAAGGATACCTTCCTGAATCCATCCATCCATGCTTGAAGCTTAGACGACCGGCCGTGGGTGGATCTGCAGCCATGGTGGCTGGGGGTGAAGACCGCGGCCGCCATCGCTTGCGaacggaggtggagaaggaggcatcggcggaggcggaggtggagatggtgggggcggcggtgcgccaggaggaggcggaggcgaccTCGCGCGGGAAGTAGGTCGGGGCGGAGGCTCGCTGGGTTCGAGGGAGGGGCCAGGTGGGGGTCCGAACCGCCGGGGCACCTAGTGGAGGTGTTCGGCTGCTGCAGCGGTTGGGGCGGCGGCCGAGTCGCGGGAACCGGCCATGAGGCAGGATCCGGTGCGCCTCCGGCAAATCTGGGTGGGGGGAGACCGGCGATGGGACCANNNNNNNNNNNNNNNNNNNNNNNNNNNNNNNNNNNNNNNNNNNNNNNNNNNNNNNNNNNNNNNNNNNNNNNNNNNNNNNNNNNNNNNNNNNNNNNNNNNNNNNNNNNNNNNNNNNNNNNNNNNNNNNNNNNNNNNNNNNNNNNNNNNNNNNNNNNNNNNNNNNNNNNNNNNNNNNNNNNNNNNNNNNNNNNNNNNNNNNNNNNNNNNNNNNNNNNNNNNNNNNNNNNNNNNNNNNNNNNNNNNNNNNNNNNNNNNNNNNNNNNNNNNNNNNNNNNNNNNNNNNNNNNNNNNNNNNNNNNNNNNNNNNNNNNNNNNNNNNNNNNNNNNNNNNNNNNNNNNNNNNNNNNNNNNNNNNNNNNNNNNNNNNNNNNNNNNNNNNNNNNNNNNNNNNNNNNNNNNNNNNNNNNNNNNNNNNNNNNNNNNNNNNNNNNNNNNNNNNNNNNNNNNNNNNNNCTGGGGAAGACGGCGGCAGCGGCGCGCTCGGGAAGATGGCGAGGGCAGCGGGGTGGCGGCGCTCCAGGGAAGAAGGAGGGTCCGGCGGCGCGCCGGTAGGAGGCGGGGATGACGGCGCGCCGGAAGGAGGCGGGAGTGGTAGCGCACCGGTAGGAGGCGGGGTAGGCAGCAGCGGCGACAGGATCGGGGGGAGGTTGGGGATCGGATGAGGGGATTTTTTTTAGCGGGTCGGGCAGTTCGGGGTGCGAGAaagggacgaaaaaaaaccagcgaaaaaaaaccgaacgaaaatggtgggacgaaaataaaatccGAAACGCGGACTACCAACTAAGACATTAGAAGTAGAGATCTGTCCCCGAAAAAAAAACCTTAGATGTATCTGTGCCGATAAATACAGTAGAATATAAACATGATGTGCTCGTATCTTCAGTTAGAATTTAATTAGGTGTTGGAGGCACCATTATTCTTGCTCTTGCTCCAACTTGCTGAACACAAATGATTAATATCCTCTGCATTGACTTGCGGATGAAATCGCGATCTTGCTATCTTGGATAATGGACGTTTTTTCTCTTGACAGCTTGGATAATGGATGGTATTGATTGGCACTGCGTCATTCCACATATGTACACATGTGTCTTGCCTAATGAAACGTGCTGATTAGTGGGCCATCTTCAGCATGTTCACCTACTAATCAGCCATGCTTACTTGTCTGACCAACCTCTTTCTTTCGGGCATTGTTGGCTGGCTACCTGTCTGCACGATGCCGTTCGAGTTTGTCTACCAGCATCTGCAAGTCTACATATATTGCTCTGCTCACATCCAGGCGATCTCACGAGAGCTGTGTCGTCGTTGGATCGGTAGGACCTAAAAGGAAAGcgcgctgagagagagagagagagagagagagagagagagagagagatggccggTGGCGCCTTTGTGGTGAACGATGGCCCCGCCCCGGACTACGGCGGACGGCTGACGCTGTCGGTGCTCATGACCTGCTTCGTggccgcctccggtggcctcatcttCGGCTATGACATCGGCATCTCAGGTGAGCCTCGGCCTCGGCCTCGATCGATGTTTCTTGAGCTAGGGGAGCCGGATGCATGGGGTTTGATCGTTGACTTCAGGCGGCGTGTCGCAAATGGAGCCGTTCCTGCGGCGGTTCTTCCCGCACGTCCTGGAGAAGATGGCGGTGGCGAAGCACAACGACTACTGCCTCTACGACAGCCAGGCGCTCACGGCCTTCACGTCGTCGCTGTACGTCGCCGGCCTGCTGGCGTCGCTCGTGGCTAGCCGCGTCACCAAGGCCATAGGGCGGCAGCGCGTCATGCTCGTGGGCGGGGCGCTCTTCTTCGCCGGCGGCGCCATCACCGGCGCGGCTATGAACATCGCCATGCTCATCATTGGGCGCATGCTGCTCGGCTTCGGCGTCGGCTTCACCAACCAGGTCAGCACAGTACAGCACAGTACATGAATTCAACACTGCATTCTTTTAACAAGATAACTCCCTACGGGCAGTCTATCGATCCAGCAAATACAGTAGTATACTATTATGGAAGTGATTAGTTACTCCTAAACTCGATCCAAGGGGAGAGAAATGGCTTGCGCAACGCAAGTACACGAGCGAACATGCACAACAcaagtactcccttcgtttttttagtttgcatataagatttaaTCAAATTCGaactttgttaactttgactaagtttatagaaaaaaatatcaatataaaattAATATTGTTaaatgcatcatgaaattaattttcataccatataactttagtattgtaaatgttgatagtcttttctataaacttggacaaactttacgaagtttgactttgaccaaatcctaTATACATACTAAAAAAAACGAAGGAAGTATATGCAGCGAGTTTTTTTATGAGAACCAATAGTCA
This window harbors:
- the LOC119355333 gene encoding uncharacterized protein LOC119355333 isoform X1 gives rise to the protein MAAAVFTPSHHGCRSTHGRSSKLQAWMDGFRKVSFLPGWSELQIPSGPPEPAISASSSPPPLGITSSPNASSAPSDRPQREIGHGGNKTARRCAFLQHIRRKKKQHEVPVDYLIGRAKCNRRSSSAATRQTPSKKDLPLSLLMGPQFVRNQIQPFDPLLFVGIIFKKKYFLDFVKFAVNKPVRADGSVRSCIYLTYFSVRGLSLFGIRYNHLIHYCSWASYLKKKLDFVKFAVNKPVRADGSVRSCIYLTYFSVRRIFNTKIYDLA
- the LOC119355333 gene encoding uncharacterized protein LOC119355333 isoform X2 — translated: MAAAVFTPSHHGCRSTHGRSSKLQAWMDGFRKVSFLPGWSELQIPSGPPEPAISASSSPPPLGITSSPNASSAPSDRPQREIGHGGNKTARRCAFLQHIRRKKKQHEVPVDYLIGRAKCNRRSSSAATRQTPSKKDLPLSLLMGPQFVRNQIQPFDPLLFVGIIFKKKYFLDFVKFAVNKPVRADGSVRSCIYLTYFSVRRIFNTKIYDLA